One Keratinibaculum paraultunense genomic window carries:
- the meaB gene encoding methylmalonyl Co-A mutase-associated GTPase MeaB, with product MNIEKELLQGDKRACARLITMLENDQKEAIDIIKNLYKHTGNAYIIGITGPPGSGKSTLTDKLAKKFRNIDKKIGIIAIDPTSPFTGGAILGDRIRMNDLAVDKDVFIRSMGTRGSLGGMSKATWGACKVLDLWGADYIFIETVGVGQSEVDIVKIADTVLMVMVPNLGDDIQAIKAGIMEIADVFAINKADLDGADKTKLEIEMNLDLNQKADYRPPVIKVSASKNENIDELLDNILTHKRYLEETGKLAERRKNNIKFEILKLVEEELMNLIMQKALRENILDKLSMEVLDKSLDPYSAKDKMLELIKQ from the coding sequence TTGAACATAGAAAAAGAACTTCTACAAGGAGATAAAAGAGCTTGTGCTCGCCTCATCACTATGCTAGAAAATGACCAAAAAGAAGCTATAGATATAATAAAAAATCTATATAAGCATACTGGTAATGCTTATATAATAGGAATTACTGGTCCACCAGGCAGTGGGAAATCCACCTTAACAGATAAACTGGCTAAGAAATTTAGAAATATAGATAAAAAAATTGGAATTATAGCAATAGATCCTACAAGTCCTTTTACTGGAGGTGCAATATTAGGAGATAGAATTCGCATGAATGATTTAGCTGTAGATAAGGATGTATTCATTAGAAGTATGGGAACAAGAGGATCATTAGGTGGAATGTCCAAAGCCACATGGGGAGCTTGCAAAGTACTGGATCTATGGGGAGCAGATTATATATTTATAGAAACTGTAGGAGTAGGGCAATCAGAAGTAGATATAGTAAAAATTGCAGATACAGTACTGATGGTAATGGTACCTAATTTAGGTGATGATATACAAGCCATAAAAGCAGGTATAATGGAAATAGCAGATGTATTTGCTATAAACAAAGCGGATTTAGATGGGGCAGATAAAACTAAATTAGAAATAGAGATGAATTTAGACTTAAATCAAAAGGCAGACTACAGACCTCCAGTAATAAAGGTATCTGCAAGTAAAAATGAGAATATAGATGAGCTATTAGATAATATTTTGACCCACAAAAGATATTTAGAAGAAACAGGGAAGTTAGCAGAAAGAAGGAAAAACAACATTAAATTTGAAATATTAAAACTTGTAGAAGAAGAATTGATGAACTTAATAATGCAGAAAGCATTAAGAGAAAATATTTTAGATAAATTATCAATGGAAGTATTGGATAAAAGTTTAGATCCTTATTCTGCTAAGGATAAGATGTTAGAATTGATTAAACAATAA
- the mce gene encoding methylmalonyl-CoA epimerase, translating into MVTKVDHIGIAVKDLNKAIKFYEEVLGIKCVDTEVVEEQKVKTAFLPIGDTEIELLESTEKDGPIAKHIEKRGEGVQHIAYRVENIEEAIEKMKEKGIRMIDEKPRYGAGGAKIAFAHPKDTYGVLIELCEK; encoded by the coding sequence ATGGTAACCAAAGTGGATCATATAGGTATAGCTGTAAAGGATTTAAATAAAGCTATAAAGTTTTATGAAGAAGTTTTAGGGATTAAGTGTGTTGATACAGAAGTAGTAGAAGAACAAAAAGTTAAAACAGCATTTTTACCCATAGGCGATACAGAAATTGAATTATTGGAATCAACAGAAAAAGATGGACCTATAGCAAAGCATATAGAAAAAAGAGGAGAAGGGGTACAACATATAGCCTATAGAGTTGAAAACATAGAAGAAGCCATAGAAAAAATGAAGGAAAAAGGTATACGAATGATAGATGAAAAACCTCGATATGGTGCAGGAGGAGCTAAAATTGCTTTTGCACATCCAAAAGACACTTATGGAGTTTTGATAGAACTTTGTGAAAAATAA
- a CDS encoding cobalamin B12-binding domain-containing protein codes for MERPIRVLVAKPGLDGHDRGAKVIARALRDAGMEVIYTGLRQTPEQIVQTAIQEDVDVLGMSILSGAHNHLFPKVVELLKKEGVDDILVIGGGVIPEEDIPFLKEAGVEAIFTPGTPTSEVVEYIKNNLKR; via the coding sequence ATGGAAAGACCAATAAGAGTTTTAGTAGCAAAACCTGGATTAGATGGGCATGATAGAGGAGCAAAAGTTATTGCAAGAGCATTAAGGGATGCAGGTATGGAAGTAATATATACAGGTTTAAGACAAACTCCAGAACAAATAGTACAAACTGCAATACAAGAAGATGTGGATGTATTAGGAATGAGTATACTATCTGGAGCGCATAATCATCTATTTCCTAAAGTAGTGGAATTGCTAAAAAAGGAAGGAGTAGATGATATACTGGTAATTGGTGGAGGTGTTATTCCTGAAGAAGATATACCTTTTTTAAAAGAAGCAGGAGTAGAAGCAATATTTACTCCAGGAACTCCTACTAGTGAAGTGGTAGAATACATCAAAAATAATTTGAAAAGATAG